A window of the Deinococcus gobiensis I-0 genome harbors these coding sequences:
- the cax gene encoding calcium/proton exchanger: protein MKWLNVLLVFLPIAAFLEYTGGNPTLIFISAALAILPLAGIMGQATEQLAVRAGSAVGGLLNATFGNATELIIAFFALQAGKLEVVKASLIGSILGNLLLVMGLAVFVGGLKYKEQRFNIKTAGAISSLLTISLIALSIPTIFDYAARAVAPELAAQLDVNLSDAAAVVLIVMYVSYLLFTLRTHSDLLSASDDDDAEEPDGKPWSVALAVGVLAASTVAVAFMSEFLVGTLEAATASLGLTEFFVGLILIPIIGNAAEHAAAVMFALRNKMNLSMTISLGSTVQVALLVAPLLVLAGLLVGQPMNLVVTPLELIAIVAAVLIANSVVRDGETNWLEGVLLLGVYVILAFAVFFYPVP, encoded by the coding sequence GTGAAGTGGCTCAACGTGCTGCTGGTGTTCCTGCCCATCGCCGCCTTTCTGGAATACACCGGGGGCAACCCCACCCTGATCTTCATCAGCGCGGCCCTCGCCATCTTGCCTCTGGCGGGCATCATGGGGCAGGCCACCGAGCAGCTCGCGGTGCGTGCGGGCAGCGCCGTCGGCGGGCTGCTCAACGCCACCTTCGGCAACGCGACCGAGCTCATCATCGCCTTCTTCGCACTTCAGGCGGGCAAGCTGGAGGTGGTCAAGGCGAGCCTCATCGGCTCGATCCTGGGCAACCTGCTGCTGGTCATGGGTCTGGCGGTATTCGTCGGCGGCCTGAAATACAAGGAGCAGCGGTTCAACATCAAGACGGCCGGGGCCATCTCCAGCCTCCTGACCATCAGCCTGATCGCCCTGAGCATCCCGACCATCTTCGACTACGCCGCGCGGGCGGTCGCCCCCGAGCTGGCCGCGCAGCTCGACGTGAATCTCTCGGACGCGGCGGCGGTCGTGTTGATCGTCATGTACGTGTCCTACCTGCTCTTTACGCTGCGCACGCACAGCGACCTGCTCTCGGCCTCCGACGACGACGATGCCGAGGAACCGGACGGCAAGCCCTGGAGTGTGGCGCTGGCGGTCGGTGTACTGGCCGCGAGCACGGTGGCGGTCGCCTTCATGTCTGAGTTCCTGGTCGGCACGCTGGAGGCCGCGACCGCGAGCCTGGGCCTCACCGAGTTCTTCGTGGGCCTGATCCTCATTCCCATCATCGGCAACGCGGCCGAACACGCCGCCGCCGTCATGTTCGCGCTGCGCAACAAGATGAACCTCTCCATGACCATCAGTCTGGGGAGTACGGTGCAGGTCGCGCTGCTCGTCGCGCCGCTGCTGGTCCTCGCGGGTCTGCTCGTCGGGCAGCCGATGAACCTGGTGGTCACGCCCCTGGAACTCATCGCCATCGTGGCCGCCGTCCTGATCGCCAACTCGGTGGTGCGTGACGGAGAAACCAACTGGCTGGAGGGCGTGCTGCTGCTGGGGGTCTACGTCATCCTGGCCTTCGCGGTGTTCTTCTACCCGGTCCCCTGA
- a CDS encoding MDR family MFS transporter, producing the protein MTDSASAPPGTPVAGAAHQSAPLSPAEQRLRVLATTGLVVGIFLNAMEASVVSTAMPSVIRELRGESLYALPFAVYLLTSTVSSPLWGRGSDILGRKKLYLIGVLLFLVGSALCGAAQNMPWLIGARAVQGLGAGALLTISLTIVGELYSLQERGKVQAFISGVWGISGLAGPLLGGWLTDSLSWRWTFLVSLPFGVLAFALVARFLKQTGERRAARLDWPGAALFTAGSALIVWGLETRAWFLAGLGVLVLAGAIAAELRHPAPLLPMKALRERVPGVAFAGNLLGGAAYFGVIAYLPLYAQSLSGGATAAGAILTPMLVGWTLTSILSARLIRVVPLARLSQLGFALLVVMFALLILAVHAPLWVTSALGFAVGMGMGFAMLSLLLAAQQSATGGELGAVTSGVLFARQMGGALGTAIMALLIGPAAIAAGGFELAEGLRRAYVLSLGLVAVAFALSLALPAVRAAPDSGAPPSLE; encoded by the coding sequence ATGACCGATTCCGCCTCTGCCCCGCCCGGCACGCCCGTCGCCGGGGCCGCCCACCAGTCCGCTCCCCTCAGCCCGGCCGAGCAGCGCCTGCGGGTGCTGGCGACCACCGGGCTGGTCGTGGGCATCTTCCTGAACGCGATGGAGGCCAGCGTGGTCTCGACCGCCATGCCCAGCGTGATCCGCGAGCTGCGCGGCGAGTCGCTCTACGCCCTGCCCTTCGCCGTGTACCTGCTGACCAGCACGGTCTCCAGCCCGCTGTGGGGCCGGGGGTCGGACATCCTGGGCCGCAAGAAGCTGTACCTCATCGGCGTCCTGCTGTTCCTGGTGGGCAGCGCGCTGTGCGGCGCGGCCCAGAACATGCCCTGGCTCATCGGCGCGCGGGCGGTGCAGGGACTGGGGGCGGGCGCGCTGCTCACCATCTCGCTGACCATCGTCGGCGAGCTGTACAGCCTTCAGGAACGCGGCAAGGTGCAGGCCTTCATCAGCGGGGTGTGGGGCATCTCGGGGCTGGCCGGGCCGCTGCTGGGCGGCTGGCTCACCGACTCGCTGTCGTGGCGGTGGACCTTTCTCGTGTCGCTGCCCTTCGGGGTGCTGGCCTTCGCGCTCGTGGCCCGGTTTCTCAAGCAGACGGGCGAGCGGCGGGCGGCGCGGCTCGACTGGCCCGGCGCGGCCCTGTTCACGGCCGGCAGCGCCCTGATCGTCTGGGGGCTGGAGACGCGGGCGTGGTTCCTCGCGGGCCTGGGGGTCCTCGTCCTGGCGGGGGCCATCGCCGCCGAGCTGCGCCACCCCGCTCCCCTGCTGCCCATGAAGGCGCTGCGCGAGCGTGTGCCGGGTGTGGCCTTCGCCGGCAACCTGCTGGGGGGCGCGGCCTACTTCGGGGTCATCGCATACCTGCCGCTGTACGCCCAGAGCCTCTCGGGCGGCGCGACGGCGGCCGGGGCCATCCTGACCCCCATGCTGGTCGGCTGGACCCTGACGAGCATCCTCTCGGCGCGCCTCATCCGGGTGGTGCCCCTGGCGCGGCTCTCGCAGCTGGGTTTCGCGCTGCTGGTCGTCATGTTCGCGCTGCTCATCCTGGCGGTGCACGCGCCGCTGTGGGTCACGAGCGCCCTGGGCTTCGCGGTCGGCATGGGCATGGGCTTCGCGATGCTCAGCCTGCTGCTCGCCGCCCAGCAGTCGGCCACGGGCGGCGAGCTGGGCGCGGTGACCAGCGGCGTGCTCTTCGCCCGGCAGATGGGTGGGGCGCTGGGCACGGCCATCATGGCCCTGCTCATCGGCCCGGCGGCCATCGCGGCGGGCGGGTTCGAGCTGGCCGAGGGCCTGCGCCGGGCCTACGTCCTGTCGCTGGGGCTGGTGGCGGTGGCCTTCGCGCTGAGCCTGGCCCTGCCGGCGGTGCGCGCGGCCCCGGACAGCGGCGCGCCGCCCAGCCTGGAATAG
- the fdhF gene encoding formate dehydrogenase subunit alpha, with translation MEQTDQLMHANDAHLRSRVGPAHQPSGPETSVVIDGASFQAWEGEPLIDAINRAQIKLAQVCYHPQLGPIQTCDTCAVEIDGTVGRACGTRVTPGMTVRTQTLAARSAQRDAYDRIVGNHDLYCTVCDNNNGNCTVHNTLGLLGIDHQTRPYQPKGYEKDESNPFYRYDPDQCILCGRCVEACQNVQVNETLSINWESEQPRVLWDGGAPIGESSCVSCGHCVTVCPCNALMEKSMITEAGMFTGIPLPVWNASIDLVKGVEGAAGLKPIMNVSEIESAGREGYIEKTKTVCTYCGVGCSFEIWTKDRHILKVEPGQGPANGISTCVKGKFGWDYVNSEERLTSPLIREGDRFREASWEEALDLIARKFTEIRGQHGPDALAFIASSKATNEEAFLVQKFARQVIGTNNVDNCSRYCQSPATQGLWRTVGYGGDSGTIYDIENAGLVLAVGTNTAESHPVLATRVKRAHKLAGQKLVVVDIREHEMARRADVFLRPRPGTDFVWLSAISKYILDNGLEAKAFLAERVNDLEEFRRSIEGYTMEYAAEETGIAREELEKLAHMIVESSGTCVLWAMGVTQQCGGSDTSTAISNLLLVTGNYGRTGTGAYPLRGHNNVQGASDMGAMPDRTSGYLKTTDPLNIQTHEREWGVTLRPERGLDNTQMIDAAIEGKLKSLWLTGEEMGLTDADSNHLIKGYESLDFFVVQDLYFTYTAQFADVVLPASPSLEKDGTFTNTERRIQRLYQAMEPLRGTRPDWRIYTAVAKRLGHDWGYTHPSQIMDEVARLSPIFSGVSYERLEGFGSQVWPVNADGTGTPLLYTERFNFPDGKAKLYPAEYQPRQHAPNAEFDLHLNSGRMLEHFHEGNMTFKVEGIAEKAPDSFVELSPELAAERRVTTGQYVRLISESGAIRLRALVTGRVSGNEVYVPMNSAKSENAVNHLTGQNRDPVTHTPAYKDTRVRMEVLTETGPSPLPKTNPRYGHPTPQTGVEVERKWQRPDYIFPGGELAMLGDSLNRRVDGLGTDD, from the coding sequence ATGGAACAGACCGACCAGCTTATGCACGCCAACGACGCCCACCTGCGCTCCCGCGTCGGTCCGGCCCACCAGCCCAGCGGCCCCGAAACCTCCGTCGTCATCGACGGGGCGTCCTTCCAGGCCTGGGAGGGCGAACCGCTCATCGACGCCATCAACCGCGCCCAGATCAAGCTCGCGCAGGTGTGCTACCACCCGCAGCTCGGCCCCATCCAGACCTGCGACACCTGCGCCGTCGAGATCGACGGAACGGTCGGCCGCGCCTGCGGCACCCGCGTCACGCCCGGTATGACGGTGCGTACCCAGACGCTCGCCGCCCGCTCGGCGCAGCGCGACGCCTACGACCGCATCGTGGGCAACCACGACCTGTACTGCACGGTCTGCGACAACAACAACGGCAACTGCACGGTCCACAACACCCTGGGCCTGCTGGGCATCGACCACCAGACCCGCCCCTACCAGCCCAAGGGCTACGAGAAGGACGAGTCCAACCCCTTCTACCGCTACGACCCCGACCAGTGCATCCTGTGTGGGCGCTGCGTCGAGGCCTGTCAGAACGTGCAGGTCAACGAGACCCTGAGCATCAACTGGGAGTCCGAGCAGCCCCGCGTGCTGTGGGACGGCGGCGCGCCCATCGGCGAGTCAAGCTGCGTGAGCTGCGGCCACTGCGTCACCGTGTGCCCCTGCAACGCCCTGATGGAAAAATCCATGATCACCGAGGCGGGCATGTTCACGGGCATTCCGTTGCCGGTCTGGAACGCCTCCATTGATCTGGTCAAGGGGGTCGAGGGCGCGGCCGGGCTCAAGCCCATCATGAACGTCTCGGAAATCGAGTCGGCCGGGCGTGAGGGCTACATCGAAAAGACCAAGACGGTCTGCACCTATTGCGGGGTGGGCTGCTCCTTCGAAATCTGGACGAAAGACCGCCACATCCTCAAGGTCGAGCCGGGCCAGGGACCGGCCAACGGCATCTCGACCTGCGTGAAGGGCAAGTTCGGCTGGGACTACGTGAACAGCGAGGAACGCCTGACCAGCCCGCTGATCCGCGAGGGCGACCGCTTCCGCGAGGCGAGCTGGGAGGAGGCGCTGGACCTGATCGCCCGCAAGTTCACCGAGATCAGGGGTCAGCACGGCCCCGACGCCCTGGCCTTCATCGCCAGCAGCAAGGCCACCAACGAGGAAGCCTTCCTGGTGCAGAAGTTCGCCCGGCAGGTCATCGGCACGAACAACGTGGACAACTGCTCGCGCTACTGCCAGTCGCCGGCCACGCAGGGCCTGTGGCGCACGGTGGGCTACGGCGGCGACTCGGGGACCATCTACGACATCGAGAACGCCGGGCTGGTGCTGGCGGTCGGCACGAACACCGCCGAATCGCACCCGGTCCTCGCCACCCGCGTCAAGCGGGCGCACAAGCTCGCGGGCCAGAAGCTCGTCGTCGTGGACATCCGTGAGCACGAGATGGCCAGGCGCGCCGACGTCTTCCTGCGCCCCAGGCCCGGCACCGACTTCGTGTGGCTCTCGGCCATCAGCAAGTACATCCTCGACAACGGGCTGGAGGCCAAGGCGTTCCTGGCCGAGCGTGTCAACGACCTCGAGGAGTTCCGCCGCTCCATCGAGGGCTACACGATGGAGTACGCCGCCGAGGAGACCGGCATCGCCCGCGAGGAACTGGAAAAGCTCGCGCACATGATCGTCGAGTCGTCGGGCACCTGCGTGCTGTGGGCGATGGGCGTCACGCAGCAGTGCGGCGGTTCGGACACGAGCACGGCCATCTCCAACCTGCTGCTGGTCACCGGCAACTACGGGCGCACCGGCACGGGCGCCTACCCCCTGCGCGGGCACAACAACGTGCAGGGCGCGTCGGACATGGGGGCCATGCCCGACCGCACGAGCGGTTACCTCAAGACCACCGATCCCCTGAACATCCAGACCCACGAGCGCGAGTGGGGCGTGACCCTGCGGCCCGAGCGCGGCCTGGACAACACCCAGATGATCGACGCGGCCATCGAGGGCAAGCTCAAGTCGCTGTGGCTGACCGGCGAGGAGATGGGCCTGACCGACGCCGATTCCAACCACCTCATCAAGGGGTACGAGTCGCTGGACTTCTTCGTGGTGCAGGACCTGTACTTCACCTACACCGCGCAGTTCGCGGACGTGGTGCTGCCCGCCAGCCCCAGCCTGGAAAAGGACGGCACCTTCACGAACACCGAGCGCCGCATCCAGCGGCTGTACCAGGCCATGGAACCCCTGCGCGGCACCCGGCCCGACTGGCGCATCTATACGGCCGTCGCCAAGCGCCTGGGCCACGACTGGGGCTACACGCACCCCAGCCAGATCATGGATGAGGTCGCGCGCCTCTCGCCCATCTTCTCGGGCGTGAGCTACGAGCGCCTGGAGGGCTTCGGGTCGCAGGTATGGCCCGTGAACGCCGACGGCACCGGTACGCCGCTGCTGTACACCGAGCGCTTCAACTTCCCCGACGGCAAGGCCAAGCTGTATCCGGCCGAATACCAGCCGCGCCAGCACGCGCCCAACGCCGAATTCGACCTGCACCTGAACTCGGGCCGGATGCTGGAGCACTTCCATGAGGGCAACATGACCTTCAAGGTCGAGGGCATCGCCGAGAAGGCCCCCGATTCCTTCGTCGAGCTCAGCCCCGAACTGGCCGCCGAGCGCCGCGTGACGACCGGGCAGTACGTACGCCTGATCAGCGAGAGCGGCGCGATCCGCCTGCGCGCCCTGGTCACCGGCCGGGTAAGCGGCAACGAGGTCTACGTGCCGATGAACTCGGCCAAGTCGGAGAACGCGGTCAACCACCTCACCGGCCAGAACCGCGACCCCGTGACCCACACGCCCGCCTACAAGGACACCCGCGTGCGCATGGAGGTGCTGACCGAGACCGGCCCCAGCCCCCTCCCCAAGACCAACCCGCGCTACGGGCACCCGACCCCGCAGACCGGTGTGGAGGTCGAGCGCAAGTGGCAGCGTCCGGACTACATCTTCCCCGGCGGCGAGCTGGCGATGCTGGGCGACAGCCTCAACCGCCGTGTGGACGGCCTGGGCACCGACGACTGA
- a CDS encoding DUF1641 domain-containing protein, which translates to MAKALEFTPRVKTPEEKLGESVHDSAPALDESLKLLRELHEHGVLDVLIKLVRGGEGLSASAIHILGGKSGTAILRNGVEIVKILDGLDHRELRALGHGLQLGVSQGAQHVAQGKGVGLGDLVGLMRDRDVQLALGAIFGLLKGLGRGLREARGEDTETGNQREVDRGAR; encoded by the coding sequence ATGGCCAAAGCACTGGAATTTACCCCGCGCGTCAAAACTCCCGAAGAAAAGCTGGGCGAGAGTGTCCACGATTCGGCCCCTGCGCTCGACGAGAGCCTCAAGCTTCTGCGCGAGCTGCACGAACACGGCGTGCTCGACGTGCTCATCAAGCTGGTGCGCGGCGGCGAGGGCCTGAGCGCCTCGGCCATCCACATCCTGGGCGGCAAGAGCGGTACGGCGATCCTGCGCAACGGCGTGGAGATCGTCAAGATTCTCGACGGCCTGGATCACCGTGAGCTGCGGGCGCTGGGCCACGGCCTGCAACTCGGCGTGAGTCAGGGCGCGCAGCACGTGGCCCAGGGCAAGGGCGTGGGGCTGGGCGACCTCGTGGGCCTGATGCGTGACCGCGACGTGCAGCTCGCGCTGGGGGCCATCTTCGGGCTGCTCAAGGGGCTCGGGCGCGGCCTGCGGGAGGCGCGCGGCGAGGACACCGAGACCGGCAACCAGCGCGAGGTGGACCGCGGCGCACGCTGA
- a CDS encoding formate dehydrogenase accessory sulfurtransferase FdhD, whose protein sequence is MPALRLVGGRPEAREDLLAVEEPLELRLHGPDSPLVLAVLMRTPGHDRELLTGWLVSEGLLPAERTLDPDPENPNVWHLHTPEHARLALGARLGVSSSACGVCGSGSVERLAVRAEAPRWTGGLLDPAMVAALPERLRAAQPGFAATGGLHAAGLFTPQGKLLAAFEDVGRHNATDKAVGWATLRGDLPLSGQVLAVSSRAGFEIVQKAVTAGAAVVVAVGAASSLAADTAATFGVTLCAFTREGRFTVYAAPGRLALPGA, encoded by the coding sequence GTGCCGGCCCTGCGCCTCGTCGGGGGCCGGCCGGAAGCGCGGGAAGACCTGCTGGCGGTTGAGGAGCCTCTCGAATTGCGGCTGCACGGCCCGGACAGTCCCCTGGTCCTGGCTGTCCTCATGCGCACGCCCGGCCACGACCGCGAACTGCTCACCGGTTGGCTGGTTTCCGAGGGCCTGCTGCCCGCCGAGCGGACGCTGGACCCCGATCCCGAGAACCCCAACGTCTGGCACCTGCACACGCCCGAACACGCCCGGCTGGCCCTGGGGGCGCGGCTGGGGGTATCGTCGAGCGCCTGCGGGGTATGCGGCAGTGGCAGCGTCGAGCGCCTCGCCGTGCGCGCGGAAGCGCCCCGGTGGACCGGTGGCCTGCTGGACCCGGCCATGGTCGCGGCGCTGCCCGAGCGCCTGCGGGCCGCGCAGCCGGGCTTCGCGGCGACGGGCGGACTGCACGCGGCGGGCCTGTTCACGCCGCAGGGGAAGCTGCTGGCCGCCTTCGAGGACGTGGGCCGCCACAACGCCACCGACAAGGCGGTGGGCTGGGCCACGCTGCGCGGCGACCTGCCGCTCTCCGGACAGGTGCTGGCCGTCAGCAGCCGAGCCGGCTTCGAGATCGTGCAGAAGGCGGTCACGGCGGGCGCGGCGGTGGTCGTGGCGGTCGGGGCGGCCAGCAGCCTCGCCGCAGACACGGCCGCCACCTTCGGGGTGACGCTCTGCGCCTTTACCCGCGAGGGCCGCTTCACCGTCTATGCGGCCCCCGGGCGCCTCGCCCTCCCCGGAGCGTGA
- a CDS encoding OFA family MFS transporter: MPPAALAVHLSIGQIYGYSVFNKPLTRQIGGDLTAATGAAGDWSLFQVGLIFSVALFFLGASSALFGKWVEREGPRKTMFTSALLFCGGFFVAALGVKLHSLPLIIFGNGVLGGIGLGLGYISPVSTLIKWFPDRPGLATGMAIMGFGGGALIGSPLGTALMNRFAGDGTLGVGTTFLIMGAAYLVFMIFGAFLVRVPAEGWRPAGWTPPVTQANAMISSHNVLVDQAFRTPQFWLLFAVLFLNVTAGIGVLGQASVMIQEMFSDAVRGAGLGVTAAAAAGFVGLLSIFNMAGRFFWSSTSDRIGRKPTYMVFFALGAVLYFLIPLFGRLGNLPLFVLCFAVIISMYGGGFATIPAYLRDLFGTANVGAIHGRLLLAWSAAAIVGPSLLNGFRDRQIAAGVPAAQAYSTVMYIMAALLVLGFVANLMVRPVASRFWADHNPAPAGAVSADD; encoded by the coding sequence GTGCCACCCGCCGCGCTGGCCGTCCACCTGAGCATCGGGCAGATCTATGGCTATTCGGTGTTCAACAAGCCGCTCACCCGCCAGATCGGCGGCGACCTGACGGCCGCCACCGGCGCGGCCGGCGACTGGTCGCTCTTTCAGGTCGGGCTGATCTTCAGCGTGGCGCTGTTTTTCCTGGGGGCCAGCAGCGCCCTGTTCGGCAAGTGGGTCGAGCGCGAAGGGCCGCGCAAGACCATGTTCACGAGCGCGCTGCTGTTCTGCGGCGGCTTTTTCGTGGCGGCGCTGGGGGTCAAGCTGCATAGCCTTCCGCTCATCATCTTCGGCAACGGCGTGCTGGGGGGCATCGGGCTAGGGCTGGGGTACATCTCGCCGGTCAGCACGCTCATCAAGTGGTTCCCCGACCGGCCCGGCCTCGCCACCGGCATGGCGATCATGGGTTTCGGCGGCGGCGCGCTCATCGGCAGCCCGCTGGGCACCGCCCTCATGAACCGCTTCGCCGGCGACGGCACCCTGGGCGTGGGCACCACCTTCCTGATCATGGGAGCCGCGTACCTCGTGTTCATGATCTTCGGGGCCTTCCTGGTGCGCGTGCCCGCCGAGGGCTGGCGGCCGGCAGGCTGGACGCCGCCCGTCACGCAGGCCAACGCCATGATCTCCTCGCACAACGTGCTGGTGGACCAGGCCTTCCGGACCCCGCAGTTCTGGCTGCTGTTCGCGGTGCTGTTCCTGAACGTGACGGCGGGCATCGGCGTGCTCGGGCAGGCCAGCGTAATGATCCAGGAGATGTTCAGCGACGCCGTGCGCGGCGCGGGCCTGGGCGTCACGGCCGCCGCTGCTGCGGGCTTCGTCGGCCTGCTCAGCATCTTCAACATGGCGGGGCGCTTCTTCTGGAGCAGCACGAGCGACCGCATCGGCCGCAAGCCCACCTACATGGTGTTCTTCGCGCTCGGGGCCGTGCTGTACTTCCTGATTCCGCTGTTTGGCCGCCTGGGCAACCTGCCGCTGTTCGTGCTGTGCTTCGCGGTCATCATCAGCATGTACGGCGGGGGCTTCGCGACCATTCCGGCCTACCTGCGCGACCTGTTCGGCACCGCCAACGTGGGGGCCATCCACGGCCGCCTGCTGCTGGCCTGGAGCGCCGCCGCCATCGTCGGCCCCAGCCTCCTGAACGGCTTCCGTGACCGCCAGATCGCCGCTGGGGTGCCCGCCGCCCAGGCCTACTCGACCGTGATGTACATCATGGCCGCGCTGCTGGTCCTGGGCTTCGTCGCCAACCTGATGGTGCGCCCGGTCGCCAGCCGCTTCTGGGCCGACCACAACCCTGCCCCGGCCGGCGCCGTGTCGGCCGACGACTGA
- a CDS encoding MFS transporter small subunit, translating to MTDNRTPQPTALIAVTWLVVAVPLLWGIWETLVKVVALFR from the coding sequence ATGACCGACAACCGCACGCCGCAGCCCACCGCCCTCATCGCCGTGACCTGGCTCGTCGTCGCCGTGCCCCTGCTGTGGGGCATCTGGGAGACGCTGGTGAAGGTGGTCGCCCTCTTCCGCTGA
- a CDS encoding acyl-CoA dehydrogenase family protein → MTTKSGPNPMALLAQIDLEALGRLSEKVDLAALLGAASKMSDKQLSQLTRMMAGGEHKRPELPAPDADFFGQLDGLSDDERAVAATTKAFMHDHVAPIMNEYWNRDEFPRHLIPELRKLDLLRKVWNEDGSRKPNATVVEGLITMEACKVDVSTAVFFGVHAGLAFASIALGGSAEQKAEWLPKMMDLEAIGAFGLTEPEGGSQVSQGMRTTCKRDGDGWTLRGEKKWIGNSTFSDFTVIWARDVDTQEVRGFIVRAGTPGYEVKKIEGKTALRIVENGQITLTDCRVPDTDRLQEVRGWRTTAEVLKLTRAGVAWQGVGCAMGAYELALAYAQNREQFGKRIGEFQLIQNHLVHMLGNVTGMLATVLRLSHMADAGEMRDEHAALAKVVTAARCRETVALARETLGGNGILLENGVAKHFADTEAIYSYEGTNEINTLVVGRAVTGLSAFV, encoded by the coding sequence ATGACCACCAAATCCGGCCCGAACCCGATGGCCCTGCTCGCCCAGATCGACCTGGAGGCGCTGGGCCGCCTGAGCGAGAAGGTGGACCTCGCCGCGCTGCTGGGCGCCGCGTCGAAGATGAGCGACAAGCAGCTCTCGCAGCTCACGCGGATGATGGCGGGCGGCGAGCACAAGCGCCCCGAACTGCCGGCGCCCGACGCCGACTTCTTCGGGCAACTGGACGGCCTGAGCGACGACGAGCGCGCCGTGGCCGCGACCACGAAGGCGTTCATGCACGACCATGTCGCGCCCATCATGAACGAATACTGGAACCGCGACGAGTTCCCGCGCCACCTCATCCCCGAGCTGCGCAAGCTCGACCTGCTGCGCAAGGTCTGGAACGAGGACGGCAGCCGCAAACCCAACGCGACGGTCGTCGAGGGCCTGATCACGATGGAGGCCTGCAAGGTGGACGTGAGCACCGCCGTCTTCTTCGGCGTGCATGCGGGCCTGGCCTTCGCCAGCATCGCCCTGGGCGGCAGCGCCGAGCAGAAGGCCGAGTGGCTGCCCAAGATGATGGACCTGGAAGCCATCGGGGCCTTCGGCCTCACCGAGCCCGAGGGCGGCTCGCAGGTCAGCCAGGGCATGCGCACGACCTGCAAGCGCGACGGCGACGGCTGGACCCTGCGCGGCGAGAAGAAGTGGATCGGCAACTCGACCTTCAGCGACTTCACGGTGATCTGGGCGCGCGACGTGGACACCCAGGAGGTGCGCGGCTTCATCGTGCGCGCGGGCACGCCCGGCTACGAGGTCAAGAAGATCGAGGGCAAGACCGCCCTGCGCATCGTGGAAAACGGCCAGATCACCCTGACCGACTGCCGCGTGCCCGACACCGACCGCCTTCAGGAGGTGCGCGGCTGGCGCACGACCGCCGAGGTGCTCAAGCTCACGCGCGCCGGGGTGGCGTGGCAGGGGGTGGGCTGCGCGATGGGCGCCTACGAACTGGCGCTGGCCTACGCCCAGAACCGCGAGCAGTTCGGCAAGCGCATCGGCGAGTTCCAGCTCATCCAGAACCACCTCGTCCACATGCTGGGCAACGTGACGGGCATGCTGGCGACCGTGCTGCGCCTGTCGCACATGGCCGACGCGGGCGAGATGCGCGACGAGCACGCCGCGCTCGCCAAGGTGGTCACGGCCGCGCGCTGCCGCGAGACGGTGGCCCTGGCCCGCGAGACGCTGGGGGGCAACGGCATCCTGCTGGAAAACGGCGTCGCCAAGCACTTCGCGGACACCGAGGCCATCTACTCCTACGAGGGCACCAACGAAATCAACACCCTGGTCGTGGGCCGCGCGGTGACGGGTCTGAGCGCCTTCGTGTAA